A genomic window from Triticum urartu cultivar G1812 chromosome 7, Tu2.1, whole genome shotgun sequence includes:
- the LOC125520953 gene encoding growth-regulating factor 2-like isoform X1: MMLGGHGGGGGRCLFTASQWRELEHQALIYKYMAAGSQVPHELVLPLRHRDAAAFAAIDTAPSLACYPPPQPSLGWGLYGAGAQYARKPEDPEPGRCRRTDGKKWRCSREAYGESKYCDRHMHRGKNRSRKPVEPMSSSSSVSSPAASYRQTTLSMSPPTPADTPSYGHGHLRAAASQSQINPLQLHLDTPSPPPSYHRYAPAQQYGGSFFPSRQQVQEEAEAEARRRQHFLALGADLSLDKPDATTAASSTTEEKPLRRFFDEWPRDGNAVEGRPWNMGHRDETLLSMSIPTTTASHPDLAAYRHHNADE; this comes from the exons ATGATGCTGGGagggcacggcggcggcggcgggaggtgCCTGTTCACGGCGTCGCAGTGGCGGGAGCTGGAGCACCAGGCGCTCATCTACAAGTACATGGCCGCCGGCTCGCAGGTGCCCCACGAGCTGGTCCtcccgctccgccaccgcgacgccgccgccttcgccgccaTCGACACCGCCCCCTCCCTCGCCTGCTACCCTCCTCCGCAGCCCTCCC TGGGGTGGGGGCTCTACGGGGCGGGGGCGCAGTACGCGCGGAAGCCGGAGGACCCGGAGCCCGGGCGGTGCCGGCGGACGGACGGCAAGAAGTGGCGCTGCTCCAGGGAGGCGTACGGGGAGTCCAAGTACTGCGACAGGCACATGCACCGCGGCAAGAACCGTTCAAGAAAGCCTGTGGAACCGatgagctcctcctcctccgtctcCTCCCCGGCCGCCTCCTACCGCCAGACCACCCTCTCCATGTCGCCCCCCACGCCGGCCGACACGCCCAGCTACGGCCACGGCCACCTCCGCGCAGCTGCTTCTCAGAGCCAGATAAACCCTCTCCAGCTCCACCTCGACACCCCGTCGCCCCCGCCGTCCTACCACAGGTACGCGCCGGCGCAGCAGTACGGGGGCTCCTTCTTCCCGAGCAGGCAGCAGGTGCaggaggaggccgaggcggaggcgaggcggcggcagcACTTCCTGGCTCTCGGCGCCGACCTGAGCCTGGACAAGCCGGACGCCACCACCGCGGCGTCCTCGACAACCGAGGAGAAGCCGCTGCGGCGCTTCTTCGACGAGTGGCCGCGCGACGGGAACGCCGTCGAGGGTCGGCCCTGGAATATGGGCCACCGGGACGAGACGCTGCTCTCCATGTCCATCCCCACGACGACGGCCTCGCACCCCGACCTCGCCGCCTACCGCCACCACAACG CAGATGAATAA
- the LOC125520953 gene encoding growth-regulating factor 2-like isoform X2, translating to MMLGGHGGGGGRCLFTASQWRELEHQALIYKYMAAGSQVPHELVLPLRHRDAAAFAAIDTAPSLACYPPPQPSLGWGLYGAGAQYARKPEDPEPGRCRRTDGKKWRCSREAYGESKYCDRHMHRGKNRSRKPVEPMSSSSSVSSPAASYRQTTLSMSPPTPADTPSYGHGHLRAAASQSQINPLQLHLDTPSPPPSYHRYAPAQQYGGSFFPSRQQVQEEAEAEARRRQHFLALGADLSLDKPDATTAASSTTEEKPLRRFFDEWPRDGNAVEGRPWNMGHRDETLLSMSIPTTTASHPDLAAYRHHNDE from the exons ATGATGCTGGGagggcacggcggcggcggcgggaggtgCCTGTTCACGGCGTCGCAGTGGCGGGAGCTGGAGCACCAGGCGCTCATCTACAAGTACATGGCCGCCGGCTCGCAGGTGCCCCACGAGCTGGTCCtcccgctccgccaccgcgacgccgccgccttcgccgccaTCGACACCGCCCCCTCCCTCGCCTGCTACCCTCCTCCGCAGCCCTCCC TGGGGTGGGGGCTCTACGGGGCGGGGGCGCAGTACGCGCGGAAGCCGGAGGACCCGGAGCCCGGGCGGTGCCGGCGGACGGACGGCAAGAAGTGGCGCTGCTCCAGGGAGGCGTACGGGGAGTCCAAGTACTGCGACAGGCACATGCACCGCGGCAAGAACCGTTCAAGAAAGCCTGTGGAACCGatgagctcctcctcctccgtctcCTCCCCGGCCGCCTCCTACCGCCAGACCACCCTCTCCATGTCGCCCCCCACGCCGGCCGACACGCCCAGCTACGGCCACGGCCACCTCCGCGCAGCTGCTTCTCAGAGCCAGATAAACCCTCTCCAGCTCCACCTCGACACCCCGTCGCCCCCGCCGTCCTACCACAGGTACGCGCCGGCGCAGCAGTACGGGGGCTCCTTCTTCCCGAGCAGGCAGCAGGTGCaggaggaggccgaggcggaggcgaggcggcggcagcACTTCCTGGCTCTCGGCGCCGACCTGAGCCTGGACAAGCCGGACGCCACCACCGCGGCGTCCTCGACAACCGAGGAGAAGCCGCTGCGGCGCTTCTTCGACGAGTGGCCGCGCGACGGGAACGCCGTCGAGGGTCGGCCCTGGAATATGGGCCACCGGGACGAGACGCTGCTCTCCATGTCCATCCCCACGACGACGGCCTCGCACCCCGACCTCGCCGCCTACCGCCACCACAACG ATGAATAA